The following coding sequences lie in one Bacilli bacterium genomic window:
- the rlmD gene encoding 23S rRNA (uracil(1939)-C(5))-methyltransferase RlmD, with product MSVTMGRTDRLNRSRKTASAAERKNAGAPVDIDDVVTAEIVGISRDGAGVGRAGGFTLFVPGALPGETVRARVKSVKARYGYANLLELLKPSPDRVTPPFSRGFDNSGCELLHMDYAAQLRWKRQTVIDCLERIGKFKARSEIAGAKRARDAGDSAAEAGGFGDSSGAEAEGVVRVHPVLGMADPWHYRNNVQVPFGEEGGRLIGGFFARGGHRVVDADVFPLCHPHVEMAVRKVKQIARELGLSGYHAATGKGLLRHLVVRYGFHTDELMVVLVTNGRQIARADELIGLIRREIPGVKSICQNINTARTSVVFGEATQVLWGEEAIYDTIGDIRFAISARSFFQVNPRQTATLYRKVVKYAGLTGNETVIDAYCGIGSISLFLARRAAQVHGVEMVAEAVADARRNALLNGITNARFSAGKAENVIRRWLEEGLAADVVVVDPPRKGCDPALLEAIIAMKPERVVYVSCDPATLARDLRILAAGGFRVVEAQPVDMFPHTVHVECVIGMQRIDS from the coding sequence ATGAGCGTTACGATGGGACGGACCGACAGACTGAATCGGAGCAGGAAAACGGCGTCCGCGGCAGAGCGGAAAAATGCGGGGGCGCCGGTAGATATCGATGATGTTGTGACCGCCGAGATAGTCGGCATCAGTCGCGATGGGGCAGGAGTAGGCCGCGCGGGCGGCTTTACCCTTTTTGTTCCGGGGGCGCTGCCTGGAGAGACGGTTCGGGCACGCGTTAAGAGCGTGAAAGCGCGGTACGGGTATGCGAACCTGTTGGAGTTGCTGAAACCGAGCCCGGATCGGGTCACGCCGCCTTTTTCCCGGGGATTTGACAACTCGGGCTGCGAGCTGTTGCACATGGATTATGCGGCGCAGCTGCGCTGGAAACGGCAAACCGTGATCGACTGTTTGGAGCGGATCGGGAAATTCAAGGCGCGGTCGGAAATCGCCGGCGCCAAGCGGGCGAGGGATGCCGGCGATAGCGCGGCGGAAGCGGGAGGTTTCGGTGATAGCAGCGGTGCGGAAGCAGAAGGCGTCGTACGCGTCCATCCGGTGCTGGGGATGGCGGATCCGTGGCATTACCGCAACAATGTGCAGGTGCCGTTTGGCGAGGAAGGCGGCAGGCTTATCGGCGGTTTTTTTGCCAGGGGCGGCCACCGCGTTGTCGATGCGGACGTTTTTCCGCTATGCCATCCGCACGTGGAGATGGCCGTGCGCAAAGTGAAGCAAATCGCGCGGGAGTTGGGTTTGTCCGGTTATCACGCGGCGACGGGGAAAGGGCTTTTGCGCCATTTGGTGGTCAGATACGGGTTTCATACGGATGAACTGATGGTCGTGCTGGTGACAAACGGCAGGCAAATCGCGCGCGCGGATGAGCTGATCGGCCTGATTCGCCGGGAAATTCCCGGTGTAAAAAGCATCTGCCAGAATATCAATACGGCGCGGACAAGCGTTGTGTTTGGCGAAGCGACGCAGGTGCTGTGGGGAGAAGAGGCGATTTACGACACGATCGGCGATATTCGTTTTGCCATTTCGGCAAGATCGTTCTTTCAGGTGAATCCGCGGCAGACCGCGACGCTTTACCGCAAAGTGGTGAAATACGCCGGGCTGACCGGTAATGAGACGGTGATCGACGCTTATTGCGGCATCGGTTCGATCTCGCTGTTTTTGGCGCGCCGCGCGGCGCAAGTGCATGGCGTGGAAATGGTGGCGGAGGCAGTCGCAGATGCCAGGCGCAATGCACTTTTGAACGGCATCACAAATGCGCGATTCAGCGCGGGAAAAGCAGAGAATGTGATCCGGCGCTGGCTGGAGGAGGGGCTTGCGGCAGACGTTGTCGTTGTCGATCCGCCGCGCAAAGGCTGCGATCCCGCGCTGCTTGAAGCGATTATCGCGATGAAGCCGGAACGCGTGGTTTACGTCTCCTGCGATCCGGCAACGCTCGCCCGTGACCTGCGCATCCTCGCCGCCGGCGGCTTCCGCGTGGTCGAGGCGCAGCCCGTGGACATGTTCCCGCATACGGTGCACGTGGAGTGCGTAATAGGAATGCAACGAATCGATTCGTAG
- a CDS encoding diacylglycerol kinase, with product MTLRARLIYNPSSGREEIRRRLPEILQRLEQGGIETSCHGTTCEGDATKAAEEAIRRKFDIVIAAGGDGTLYEVINGLAEREYRPKLGILPLGTTNDFARALGIPKHWEYAIDLILAGHTRKVDVGKANSRYFINIAGGGSFTELTYEVPSKLKTMIGQLAYYMKGLEKLPWLKPIKLHFQSPKYNFAEEVMMFLIANSNSVGGFEKLAPDANVHDGQFDVIILKKCNLAEFIRIATMALRGDHLHDPHVIYFKTDMLQVTSPDYVQLNLDGEMGGTLPCKFSALPSHLEIFLDRHGLSTYR from the coding sequence ATGACGTTGCGGGCGCGATTAATTTATAATCCGTCATCGGGCAGGGAAGAGATCAGGCGCAGGCTGCCGGAGATTTTGCAAAGGCTGGAACAGGGCGGCATCGAGACTTCCTGCCACGGCACAACGTGCGAAGGCGACGCTACAAAGGCGGCTGAAGAAGCGATCAGGCGCAAATTCGACATCGTCATCGCGGCCGGGGGAGACGGCACGCTCTATGAAGTGATCAACGGCTTGGCGGAGCGGGAATACCGTCCCAAGCTTGGGATTTTGCCGCTCGGAACGACCAACGATTTCGCCCGCGCGCTGGGTATTCCGAAACATTGGGAGTATGCGATTGATCTCATTTTGGCCGGGCATACCCGTAAAGTGGACGTCGGCAAGGCTAACAGCCGCTATTTTATCAATATCGCCGGCGGCGGGTCGTTTACCGAGCTGACCTATGAAGTGCCGAGCAAGTTGAAAACGATGATCGGGCAATTGGCATACTACATGAAGGGGCTGGAAAAGCTGCCGTGGCTTAAGCCAATCAAGCTGCATTTTCAATCGCCAAAATACAATTTCGCCGAAGAAGTGATGATGTTTCTGATTGCCAACAGCAATTCGGTGGGCGGTTTTGAGAAGCTGGCGCCGGATGCGAATGTGCATGACGGACAGTTTGATGTCATCATCCTGAAAAAATGCAACCTGGCGGAATTCATCCGCATCGCGACCATGGCTTTGCGCGGCGACCATTTGCACGATCCCCATGTGATCTATTTCAAAACGGATATGCTGCAAGTAACGTCGCCGGATTATGTGCAGTTGAATCTGGACGGTGAAATGGGCGGTACGCTGCCGTGCAAGTTTTCGGCGCTTCCGTCGCATCTTGAAATCTTTCTGGATCGGCACGGATTGTCCACATACAGATAA
- a CDS encoding CbiX/SirB N-terminal domain-containing protein: protein MKTVRKYGVLVISHGSRSASWVKLVDEAVSAMRLSASLPVECSFLESVAQRMIQDGINRLEAQGITDLLVVPLFICAGSSHVAEIAWAFGANPAFRGVSRLAPLRVQSVVHFLAPLDDDPEVAEMLLDNIRPLSVNSAKEVVLIVAHGSGGEDSQAKWQTVLGSLAGMLKTRGGFAHVEGATLSTGEVPVVLRKWADLYPEADVIVVPFFLSEGYFTKTVIPAELVGFKCRYNGAALLPSPRLVKWLERRIADFWQEREG, encoded by the coding sequence ATGAAAACCGTGCGGAAATACGGGGTTTTGGTTATCAGCCACGGTTCCCGCAGCGCATCGTGGGTAAAACTGGTGGACGAAGCTGTATCCGCCATGCGTCTATCCGCTTCGTTGCCTGTCGAATGTTCATTTTTGGAATCGGTCGCGCAACGCATGATACAAGACGGCATTAATCGGCTGGAAGCACAGGGGATTACGGATCTGCTCGTGGTTCCGCTTTTTATTTGCGCGGGAAGTTCGCATGTGGCGGAAATCGCTTGGGCTTTCGGCGCAAATCCCGCTTTTCGCGGAGTGTCGCGGCTTGCGCCGCTGCGTGTGCAAAGTGTCGTCCACTTTTTGGCGCCGCTTGATGACGACCCTGAAGTTGCGGAAATGCTGCTCGACAATATCCGTCCTTTATCCGTCAACTCTGCGAAAGAAGTTGTGCTGATCGTCGCGCATGGAAGCGGAGGGGAGGATTCGCAAGCGAAATGGCAAACTGTCTTGGGCAGCCTGGCGGGGATGCTGAAAACGCGCGGCGGGTTTGCCCATGTGGAGGGCGCGACACTTTCGACCGGCGAGGTTCCGGTAGTGTTGCGCAAATGGGCCGATTTGTATCCGGAAGCGGACGTTATTGTGGTACCGTTTTTTTTGAGCGAAGGGTATTTTACAAAAACGGTGATTCCCGCTGAGCTTGTCGGCTTTAAATGCCGATATAACGGCGCGGCGCTTTTGCCCAGCCCGCGGTTGGTAAAGTGGCTTGAGCGGCGAATCGCAGATTTTTGGCAAGAACGAGAAGGGTGA
- a CDS encoding YerC/YecD family TrpR-related protein: MQLKKLNDKTIDQLFEAILTLRNVEECYIFFDDLCTVNEIQSLSQRLEVARMLGKGYTYNQIEAETGASTATISRVKRCLNYGNDGYKMALDRLGR, from the coding sequence TTGCAGTTGAAAAAATTGAACGACAAAACGATCGATCAACTCTTTGAAGCCATACTTACTTTGCGAAACGTGGAAGAATGCTATATTTTTTTTGACGACCTGTGCACGGTAAATGAAATTCAATCTTTATCGCAGCGGTTGGAGGTGGCGAGAATGCTTGGCAAAGGTTACACATACAATCAGATTGAGGCGGAAACCGGCGCCAGCACGGCGACCATCTCGCGGGTAAAACGCTGTTTAAATTACGGGAACGACGGATACAAAATGGCGCTGGACCGCCTCGGCAGATAA